A single genomic interval of Colius striatus isolate bColStr4 chromosome 9, bColStr4.1.hap1, whole genome shotgun sequence harbors:
- the IL12B gene encoding interleukin-12 subunit beta: MSHLLFVLLSLFSFAALLEAQWKLRENVYVIESEWNDDTPAKKVELTCNTPDEALAVYWKKGTELKGTGKTLIAEVKEFPDAGNYTCLTANTHEVVSYDFFLITKIDSHGQMIRSILKSFQEPTVTFIKCKAKNYSGIFTCSWMTEIESPNVKFTIRSLKGPEDVTCSTPVAHTDKSVTEYTVQCQKENYCPFAEEHQPIEMFLEVIDEVEYENYTSSFFIRDIIKPDPPKCQYVATNGTVTWTYPRTWSTPKSYFPLTFRVKVESTKKRGSQVYDVDEQSLQIPSAGPKDKISVQARDRYYNSSWSEWSSLCR, translated from the exons ATGTCTCACCTACTGTTTGTCTtactttcattattttcctttgctgctcTTCTGGAAGCACAGTGGAAATTGAGGGAAAATG TGTACGTCATAGAATCCGAGTGGAATGATGACACACCAGCTAAGAAAGTGGAGCTCACCTGTAACACACCTGATGAAGCACTGGCAGTTTACTGGAAAAAGGGCACCGAGCTGAAAGGAACTGGAAAGACTCTGATTGCCGAAGTGAAAGAGTTCCCAGATGCTGGCAACTACACCTGTCTGACAGCTAATACCCACGAAGTTGTCAGCTATGATTTCTTCCTCATAACCAAAATAGACTCCCATGGGCAAATGATAAGGTCAATTCTGAAAAGCTTTCAAG AGCCAACCGTGACATTTATAAAATGTAAGGCAAAGAACTACTCTGGAATTTTCACTTGTTCATGGATGACAGAAATTGAGAGTCCAAATGTGAAGTTCACAATCAGAAGTCTAAAAGG CCCTGAAGATGTAACCTGCAGCACCCCTGTAGCTCACACAGATAAATCAGTGACTGAATACACAGTCCAGTGCCAGAAAGAAAACTACTGTCCATTTGCTGAAGAGCATCAGCCGATTGAGATGTTCCTGGAGGTCATTGATGAAGTGGAATATGAGAACTACACTAGCAGCTTCTTCATCAGAGATATCA TAAAACCCGACCCACCCAAATGTCAGTATGTGGCCACAAATGGGACAGTGACCTGGACATATCCCAGAACATGGAGTACACCAAAATCCTACTTCCCTTTGACTTTCAGGGTGAAAGTTGAAAGCACAAAGAAACGTGGAAGCCAG GTCTACGATGTCGATGAGCAGTCTCTTCAGATTCCATCAGCTGGCCCGAAAGACAAGATCTCTGTGCAGGCCAGGGATCGCTATTACAATTCATCCTGGAGTGAGTGGTCTTCGCTGTGCAGGTAA